The sequence TAAATTTGGAATTGACAACCTCACTGTGCCCCTAGGCAGCGCCATACTAGGCTTTTGGTTCAGCCACCTTGTTGGCCTGTAGCTAGTAAGACGAGAGAGAGGTTACAGGCACAGAACTCCCTATGCTGCGGATAACAGGTGGGTAACAAGTAGTATCATCGGTCAAAGCACTTCATGTTGTGAATTCCCATGGCTTCTGAGTTTGCCGACTCTTCTGATGCTTCTATGGTAATGCCGCTGAATTCGCCCTCGCGCAAAAAACTGTGGATGGCAGCCATCAAGCCACCGATGTATAGCGTTGCGGTGATGCCTATTTGGGTGGGGACAGCGATCGCTTACTGCCAAACCCGACACCTTGACTGGAAGATTTTTCTGACGTTTTTAATATCTGCCATCCTGATCTTGGCATGGGAAAATCTCAGCAACGATGTCTTTGATGCAGAAACGGGAGTTGATGTCAACAAAGCCAACTCTCTTGTTAATTTGACTGGCAACAAACCGCTGATTTTCTGGCTAGCAACCCTGTTTTTAGTGCTAGGCTTGACCGGGATTGGAGCCATTGCTGTTTGGCAACAAGATCTAACGGTGATTGGGTTAATCCTCGTCTGTTGTGCATTGGGCTACATCTATCAAGGGCCGCCGTTTCGCCTCGGCTACAAAGGCGTGGGAGAAATTCTCTGTTTCTTTGCCTTTGGCCCTGTAGCGTTCACAGCGGTTTACTACAGCCAGACCAAAACTTGGTCAGGGATTAATTTAGCGGCATCAGCGATCGTGGGGATTGCCACCAGCCTCATTTTATTTTGCTCTCACTTCAATCAAGTACACGATGACGCAGCCGCAGGCAAACTGTCACCCGTGGTGCGTTTGGGTAGCCAGCGTGCCGCTCGACTGTTGCCATGGATTTGTGGTAGCGTGTACGGGCTGACGGTCTTGGGGGTAGTGACTAGCCTGTTTCCAGTATGGACGCTGTTGGTGGTGGTCAGTTTGCCTGCGGCTATCCGGTTATGTCGAGTGATTGGGCAGCAGTACGATCGCCCCGAA comes from Cyanobacteriota bacterium and encodes:
- the menA gene encoding 2-carboxy-1,4-naphthoquinone phytyltransferase codes for the protein MASEFADSSDASMVMPLNSPSRKKLWMAAIKPPMYSVAVMPIWVGTAIAYCQTRHLDWKIFLTFLISAILILAWENLSNDVFDAETGVDVNKANSLVNLTGNKPLIFWLATLFLVLGLTGIGAIAVWQQDLTVIGLILVCCALGYIYQGPPFRLGYKGVGEILCFFAFGPVAFTAVYYSQTKTWSGINLAASAIVGIATSLILFCSHFNQVHDDAAAGKLSPVVRLGSQRAARLLPWICGSVYGLTVLGVVTSLFPVWTLLVVVSLPAAIRLCRVIGQQYDRPETLTYCRLIAVEFQFWTGLMLGLGFVL